In Phycisphaerae bacterium RAS1, the genomic window GATTTTTCAGTCGCCCGTGACGACTCCCCGCATCGCGGGTCCGCGATGGGGGCGCGACGCACATACGACGTACGGCCCTTGCCGGCGCTGAGCCGTGCAGCCGCCGGACGAACCATACATCGAGGATTTCCTCATGCCCACCAAAGAGCTAGCTCCAGCCTCGCTTACGCCGGACACCGGCCGCCGGGCCGCCATCGCCGCCGCCACGCGCTGGCCGCAAGGCGACGCGTCCGCCGGCCATGCGCACGTCGACTCGCGGCTGGACAATTTCTTTGCGTCGGACGTCTTTTCGGCGCGCGTGATGCAGAAGCGCCTGCCCAAGGAAGATTTCAAGTCGCTGATGCAGACGATTCGCAGCGGCAAACCGCTGAACCCGGACGTGGCCCGCACGGTCGCCGCCGCGATGAAAGACTGGGCGATCGAGAACGGCGCGACGCATTACTGCCACTGGTTTCAGCCGCTGACCGGCCTGACCGCTGAGAAACATGATGCGCTGGTCATCCCGGACGGGCAGGGCGGCGTCCTGTCGGCGTTCGGGGCGAATGACCTGGTTCAGGGCGAGCCGGATGCGTCGAGCTTTCCCTCGGGCGGACTGCGGGCGACGTTCGAGGCCCGCGGCTACACCGCCTGGGACGCGACCAGCCCGGCGTTTCTGATGCGCAGCGAAGGCGCCGTGGTGCTCTGCATCCCGACCGCGTTCGTGTCGTGGAACGGCGAGGCGCTGGACAAAAAGACGCCGCTGCTGCGGTCGATTGACGCGCTGTCGCACCAGGCGATGCGGATTCTGAAGCTGTTCGGAACGGACAAGGGCGTGACACGGGTGAACACCACGCTCGGTCCGGAACAGGAGTACTTCCTGGTCGATGCGAACTTCTTCTACTCGCGGCCGGACCTGATGACCTGCGGCCGGACGCTCTTCGGCGCGGCGCCGCCCAAGGGGCAGCAGCTCGAAGATCACTACTTCGGCTCCATTCCGCAGCGCGTGCTGGCCTACATGGCTGACGTGGAGACGGCGCTGTACCGCATGGGGGTGCCGGTCAAGACGCGACACAACGAAGTCGCGCCCGGTCAGTTCGAGCTGGCGCCGCTATTTGAAGACGCCAACGTCGCGTGCGACCACCAGATGCTCATCATGGAGACGCTGACGCGCGTCGCGCACCGTTTCGGGTTGAAAGCGCTGCTGCACGAGAAGCCCTTCGCCGGCATCAACGGCTCGGGCAAGCACAACAACTGGTCGATGTGCACCGACACCGGCGTGAACCTGCTGGATCCGCAGGACCAGACGCACACCAACATGCAGTTCCTGGTGTTTCTGTGCGCCGTGATCGCCGCGGTCGATACGCACGCCGACCTGCTGCGCACGTCGGTCGCGTCGGCCGCGAATGATCACCGGCTTGGCGCCAACGAGGCCCCGCCGGCGATCATGTCGATCTTCCTGGGCGACATGCTCGAGGACATCATCAACCAGATCGAAACCGGCACACCCAACCGCACGCTGGCCGGCGGGGCGTTGTCGCTGGGCGCCCGCACCCTGCCCGACCTGCCGCGGCACGCCGGCGACCGCAACCGCACGTCGCCGTTCGCCTTCACCGGCAACAAGTTCGAATTCCGCGCCGTGGGCAGCTCGGCGACGTGCGCCTGGCCCAACACGGTCATCAATACGATCGTGGCCGAGTCGCTCGACCGGATCGCGACCGAGCTGGAGCAGGCCGTCGGCGCCGACCGCGACGCGGCCAAACTGCATGCCGCGGTCTGGGCCTGCCTGCAGAAGCTGGTGAAACAGCACAAGCGCGTGCTGTTCGCCGGGGACAACTACGCCGCCGCCTGGCACGAGGAGGCGGTCAAGCGCGGCATGCCGAACCTGAAGGACTCGGCGGAGGCGATCCCGGTGCTGCGCGACGCGAAGGTCGGCGCGCTGCTCACGAAGTACGCCGTCCTGAGCCAGGACGAGGTGACCAGCCGGGCGAACATTCAGGCTGAGAAGTTCGTCAAGGAAGTGGCGATCGAAGCCGAGACGGCGGCATCGATGGTGCGGACGATGCTGGCCCCGGCGGCGCGGGCCTACCAGGGACAGCTCGCCGCGGTCGTCACCGCGACGAAATCAGCCGGGGCCGACACGACCCGCGCGGCGGCGAATCTGAAGAGCCTGATCGAGATGGTCGACGAGCTCGAGGCCGCGACGGATGAGCTGGAGAAGAAATCGGCGGAGCACCACGCCGGCGGCCCGGACGACCACATGCGGCACTACGCCCGGCACGTGCGCCCGGTCATGGCGCGGGTGCGCAGCGCGGCGGACGCCTTGGAGAAGCTGGTTCCGGCGAATCTCTGGCCGCTGCCGACGTATAAAGACCTGCTGTTCGTGAAGTAGGCTGCGGGGCGCGTGCGAAATGGTGGGCACGGCGGACCCCGCATGGCCAGACCCAATCCGAGCCGCGACCGTGAGGGAGCGGTCTTCGACGACCGAACGCCCTCCGCTCCCTCACGGTCGCGGCTCGGACAAGAGGCAAACAGCGTGACGAACAACGCTATCGGAAGAGGCTGGAACCCACGCTCTCGTTGTACGTCTCGCCCTCCAGCTTGAAGATCGGCCGCGGGTCGAAGCCCAGCCAGTCGCGGATGCACGAGCTGAAAACCGCGCGGAAATCCACATACGTCGGCAGGTTATCCGCCTGAATGTCCGACGACGTGACGCGCTGCCCGTGCAGACCGGCGTTCACGCCCGGGCCGGCCAGGATCACGTGCCCGCCCTCGCCGTGGTCGGTGCCGGGGCTGCCGTTCTCCTCGTTGCGCCGGCCGAACTCGCTGTAGAACACGACTGTGGTCCGCTCCCACATGCCGCGCGCCTTCAGGTCATTCACAAACTGGCGGAATTCCTGGTCCAGCGTGGGGAACAGGTAGTTCTGCGCCTCCGGCTGCGAGCCGTGCGTGTCGAAGCCGCCGTAGGTCAGCTTCAGAATCTGCGTGCCCAGGTCGGCCGAGGCGAGCTGCGCGGCGCGGTAGAACTCGCCGCGGGCCTCGCCGGTGGATTCGAAGTCGGCCGTGCGCTCGCGGAGCTGGGCGCCCAGCGCGTTGATTTTCTTGTAGGAATCGAGGACCGACTGCTGCATGGGCGTGCGGTTGTTCTTCATCTCCGGCAGCCGGCTGAAAGCGTCCTGGGCCGCGCCGCGATAGGTCTGGTCGGGATAGCCGTAGCGTTGCGGATCGCCGATTGTGCGCGTGTTCATGACGCCGAACGGCTCGTCGAAATAGGACTTGCGCAGCCTCTCGTACCAGCTTGTCTGCGTGCCGACGCCGCTGCCCAGGTTCCGCACGCCGAAGTCCCAGATTTCCTGGCTTTCGAAGTGCGAGCCGTTGGCGTTGGGGTAGCCGACCTGCTGGACGACGGCGAGCTGACGCGCCGCGTAGAGCTCGGCCATGAAGCTGAACTGCGTGTTGATGCCGTATTCGGGATGGTCCGAGAGCGGCGCCACCTGCTGTTGCGCCAGGGCGAGCTGCGGGCGCTTCTGGCGGTAGGCGCTGTTGGTGAACGGCGCCAGGAAACTCAGCGCATCGAAGCCGCCGTCGAGCTGGCAGAGAACCAGCATGTTCCGTGTGCCGCCCGCTGCCTGAGCGTAGGTCGAGGCGACCACGCGCAGGAGCGGGTCGGCGAAGGCCAGCGCCCCCGCGCCCAGGGAGAGATTCCGCAGAAACGCCCGCCGCGACAGTTCACGACATTCCAGGCAGCCGTTCATGATCGCTCCCGTAGGGTCCGCTGTGCGGACCAATGCTTCAACGCCGAATGGCGAATGGCGAATATCGAATGGCGCCGAGCGCCGGCGTTGAGGTCTGGAGATTTCGACATTCAGCATTCGACATTCGACCTTTCGACCCTCGACCTTTCGCCTTCGGCGGCGCTTCAACGCCCGATCACGCGTTCATCCATCGCCATCAGCCGGATCAGCTCGAACACCTGCCGCGGCTGGTAATCCGGTTCGGTCAGGTGAAACGCCTGCCAGCCGTTCTGGTCGAGCACTTCGACATAGACATCGTGCTCTTCCTCTGTCAGCGGCAGGTGGAATGCGGCGGCCATCGCGTCGACGATGCGATCGCGCACCTCGCGCTCCACCCATTCGCCGGTCGGCGGCAGCAGGTGATAGGGCAGGTCGGGCGTGCGCTGCGGTCCGTATTCCATCGTGCGCGACAGGGCGAAGATGCGGCTGATGATCCACTGATCCTGGAGCCAGCCCTTGTCTTCGTCCCAGCCGTTGACGCCCGGCGGGTTCATCAGGTCCTGCCCGGCGTCGCGCAGGTCCTGGGCGAGCTGCCAGAGCACGTAACCTTGCGAATCTTCGCTCTGAATGTGCATGTCGAGCGTGCGGGCCACGCCGACAACGTGCTCTACGGGCGAGGTGATCTGGTTGCCGCGGGCGTCGGTGGAGAAGAAGGCCTGCGACGTCAGGATCGCCCGCACGACCGGGGCGATGTCGAAGTCGGACTCGACCAGCAGATCGGCCAGCTCCTGCACGGCCTGGTCGGAGGGATGATCGTGAATGAAGCACTTGAAGAGATTGCGGGCGACGTAGCGCGGCGCTTCGGGCTGGCTGAGCGTGAGCTGAATGACCGTGCGGTACGTGTGATTGGCCGGGTCGGCCCGGTCCGGAAAGACGCTCTTGTTGGTTTCGTCGTGGTTGATGATGTCGAAGATCGGGCGGGCGTCCAGATCGTCTTCGCGCAGCAGCGTGATACCGGTGAAGGCGCGGGCGCCTTCGCGGATGTCGGCCTCGGTGTAGAGCGCGTCGCGGCCGAGCGTGAAAAGCTCCCAGAACTCGCGCGTGTAGTTTTCGTTCGGGTTGTCCTTGGGGCTGTCGGCGCCGTTGAGCCACAGCAGCATCAGCGGGTCAAGCGTCAGCGCTTCCAGAAAGGCGCGGTAGTTTCCCAGGGCGTTGCTGCGCAGCATTTCCCAGTGCAGCACCGACAGGTTGCGGTCGCGCCATTCCAGCCCGCGCCGCGACGTGGCGAAGCGATCGTGCCAGAACATGGCCATGCGCTCATGCAGCGGGTTGGGCGACTCGATCAGGTGCACCAGCCAGCGGCGCGGCATGTCGTCTTCGTAGAGCGCCGCAAGGTCATT contains:
- the glnA gene encoding Glutamine synthetase; its protein translation is MPTKELAPASLTPDTGRRAAIAAATRWPQGDASAGHAHVDSRLDNFFASDVFSARVMQKRLPKEDFKSLMQTIRSGKPLNPDVARTVAAAMKDWAIENGATHYCHWFQPLTGLTAEKHDALVIPDGQGGVLSAFGANDLVQGEPDASSFPSGGLRATFEARGYTAWDATSPAFLMRSEGAVVLCIPTAFVSWNGEALDKKTPLLRSIDALSHQAMRILKLFGTDKGVTRVNTTLGPEQEYFLVDANFFYSRPDLMTCGRTLFGAAPPKGQQLEDHYFGSIPQRVLAYMADVETALYRMGVPVKTRHNEVAPGQFELAPLFEDANVACDHQMLIMETLTRVAHRFGLKALLHEKPFAGINGSGKHNNWSMCTDTGVNLLDPQDQTHTNMQFLVFLCAVIAAVDTHADLLRTSVASAANDHRLGANEAPPAIMSIFLGDMLEDIINQIETGTPNRTLAGGALSLGARTLPDLPRHAGDRNRTSPFAFTGNKFEFRAVGSSATCAWPNTVINTIVAESLDRIATELEQAVGADRDAAKLHAAVWACLQKLVKQHKRVLFAGDNYAAAWHEEAVKRGMPNLKDSAEAIPVLRDAKVGALLTKYAVLSQDEVTSRANIQAEKFVKEVAIEAETAASMVRTMLAPAARAYQGQLAAVVTATKSAGADTTRAAANLKSLIEMVDELEAATDELEKKSAEHHAGGPDDHMRHYARHVRPVMARVRSAADALEKLVPANLWPLPTYKDLLFVK